A genomic segment from Octopus sinensis linkage group LG4, ASM634580v1, whole genome shotgun sequence encodes:
- the LOC115210619 gene encoding src kinase-associated phosphoprotein 2, whose translation MAKIYEPVGNLLRDVEKFLVETLKNENLSSSTNKSRNLLLEKLNNLKQEYPQLQIDVVPPVGTSPKSVPKSSSSVGLSEDSRDESSFTGGSTNTEEDEVGYSDSIPFIAATDIVNPTKTGVLEKKRRKENVLLFKSYQKRWCVLKDNILYYYDKQSDKRQLGAFILKDYEVRTNPNVVKEASKKELSFELVSPGKRSYLFVAPSKEELADWKSSIENAALNMMTSSMMDDQDGESIYEEFDEIMPINGRPSIAEEVYDDNLNCLPDDSELTPIKKAELPPIPGSPKHLLLKSNMSPPPPALPERNPPTVRPTEPAASDDGLIGEVYDDIGTDVQKFLRNTKVEIKPDDYENIYYSLWDCVADDSTELAFKEGDLIRILNKEYDKQSWWIGMLDGQIGLVPKTFLTNAYELVA comes from the exons ATGGCGAAGATTTACGAACCGGTCGGTAATCTACTGAGAG ATGTAGAAAAGTTTCTTGtggaaacattaaaaaatgagAATCTCAGTAGCAGCACAAACAAAAGCCGGAACTTACTTTTGGAAAAGTTAAATAATTTGAAGCAAGAATACCCTCAGCTTCAAATTGATGTTGTTCCACCAGTAGGAACCAGTCCAAAAAGTGTGCCGAAATCAA GTAGCAGTGTTGGTTTGTCAGAAGATAGCAGAGATGAGTCTTCATTTACTGGGGGAAGTACAAATACGGAGGAAGATGAAGTTGGATATTCAGACT CAATTCCCTTCATAGCTGCCACAGACATTGTAAATCCTACCAAAACCGGTGTTTTAGAAAAGAAACGCAGAAAAG AAAATGTACTGCTTTTCAAGTCCTATCAAAAGCGCTGGTGTGTTCTCAAGGAtaatattttatactattatGATAAACAGTCAGATAAACGTCAATTGGGTGCTTTTATCCTCAAGG ATTATGAAGTAAGAACAAATCCAAATGTGGTAAAAGAAGCGAGCAAAAAGGAGCTGAGTTTTGAACTTGTGTCTCCGGGAAAACGATCTTATCTG ttTGTGGCTCCATCCAAAGAAGAACTGGCTGACTGGAAGTCTTCCATTGAAAATGCTGCTTTGAATATGATGACAAGTTCAATGATGGATGATCAAG atgGGGAGAGCATTTATGAAGAATTTGATGAAATCATGCCTATTAATGGACGGCCATCCATTGCTGAAGAGGTATATGATGATAACTTAAACTGTCTGCCAGATGATTCTGAACTAACACCAATCAAGAAAGCTGAGTTGCCTCCTATCCCAGGGTCACCGAAGCACTTGCTTCTCAAATCTAAtatgtctcctcctcctccagctcTGCCAGAAAGAAATCCTCCAACTGTCCGCCCCACTGAACCAGCTGCCTCTGATGATGGTCTGATAGGAGAAGTGTATGATGATATTGGCACTGATGTACAGAAGTTCCTTCGAAACACCAAAGTGGAAATAAAGCCAGATGATTATGAGAACATCTATTACAGCCTTTGGGATTGTGTAGCAGATGACAGCACTGAGCTTGCTTTTAAAGAAGGAGATCTGATCAGGATTCTGAATAAAGAATATGATAAGCAATCTTGGTGGATTGGAATGCTTGATGGCCAGATTGGTCTGGTGCCAAAGACATTTCTCACAAATGCCTATGAGTTAGTTGCATGA